The Triticum aestivum cultivar Chinese Spring chromosome 5A, IWGSC CS RefSeq v2.1, whole genome shotgun sequence genomic sequence AGTCAACACAACCACCCCCGTGGACGATGCAGGCCACCTCCTTCAGCTACATGGGCATCGCGCGGACGCCTGGAGGCAGAGGAATGTGCAGCCTGGATCCAGGCGTGGGGGCCAGATTTGCTTGGGCGGGGGGGACCCAGGGGCGGGAAGCAACCATGGCGAACGGGACAGGCGACGACCACGACCCATCCCAGCAGCCTGAGCACGAGCAGAGCGCCTCCGAGCACGGTCGTCGCTGCTGCCCAACGGACCACCGTCGTCCGACCAGCACTCTCCTCAAAGCGAGCCCTCCCCGAGCCTCCTTTGGCAGGGGATGGCTGCCGCCGTCCAATGGGAAGGTGGCGCCGCCATTGCGGCTAGGTCGACGGCAGCGGCGGAGGAGAGGGGGCGCTGCCAGCGGCGCCTAGGCCCCCCCGACCCGACCGCTGGTTAACGCCGATCGTAGGTCTTATGCTTGTTTACTCATTCCATCACGAGTCGCAATCCATACTAACTGCTTACTAGCTGCGTCCATAATTTGCCGCGTCGATCCTATTATAGCCACGAGAGTTACAAGAATGAAACCAATAATAGACAGCGGTGGCAATGCTTGGATCCAGAAGGGGCCGAAATCTGACTCTTGCACGACTGGTGGCCACGGGAGACGCCACCAGCcggcttttctttctttctttctttgaattAGACAGGAAACATTTTGCATATATATGCGCCGTCGTACGTGTCTGTGCGTGACAACATGCACGAGCACTGCCACTTTATTATTCTTTATTACCGCAACTATCATTCCACAGTCCGGTGTCCATCTACGTTGCATACGTAGCTTTCTTGCACATATTGAtcatcctgctgctgctgctgctgctggctgacGCGGTAGATCATCGTGTAGACGTACGTATTGTCCCTCTCCCATTCTCGACATAACATTCATGTGCAGTTCGACAGGCACAACACGTAGCCAAACGTATCCGTGTCCTCTTATTTCTCTTGGCTGGTGGGAAATACGAGCCGCGGGATCGCGATCCGAGTAACTTTTAATTTTTGTGGCCATGCCATGACATGGATGATAGTACGTAGATGGGTGGAGTTTtctaattgagtttttggtcaaaTTTATCTATGCTTTTATTGAGAGAGATGGATCACAAGTAGTACAACTCTACTGGTATTTCTTCTGCTTAGGATATTAGTGGTGAGAAGGGCGCCCAATAATTCGAGTATTTTGTGTCTAGATTGATTCATACAGTGTTATGTCCCTGCGCATGCTCCATTTTTGTTAGTCTGACTCTGACCCCTCCCAAATCAACACAAATATGTTAACCATTTCCACTTATCAATAGGTGCCAAAGGCAACACGCTAAACGAGCACTAGGTCAACAGTATAGAAACATTTTCTTGCAGGGGCTTGGGATATAGTACACCATGTTGATGATCGCAATCCCTCGAATATGTTAATCAGAACACAATATGTTGCTGAAAAGGACATAATTCGAGCCCACGAATTGCATTCCCTTGGTCGAGCCGTAGATTAGATTAATCCAAACATTTTGAACGTGATTCTATATAAATCTTCagataaaaaaaatcttgcataacTCGAGCCGACAGATTATattcttttttgtttgtttgcGAAAACACTAATTATATTCGCTTAATCACCATGACTAAATAACGCAAGAAATGAtctcctccgtctcaaaataagtgtcccaATGTAAGAAAGACGAATGAAAACGGAGCCCATCCATGAGACACAGCATTCATACACGGGTTAATTAAGCATACATCTATAACACTGTCATATATATACACACCAAGGCATTCGAAGAACACGCACAAAAATAAAATCGGACACGAACTCGAGCTGAGATGGCACAACACAAGGTCATGCAAAGCTCTCGCGGATTAAGAAACTCATGCGCTCGGTGATCGGCGACTGGTCTCCTTCATGGCAGTGCATCTTTTCCCTGAAACCAGACATCAAATTAATCAAAGATGTTAATTAGGAGAACATGTCGATAGTAAACAATCAGCACATGACGATAGTTTGATCTGAGAAGGTGCACTTACGCTGGACTTCTTGCAGTAGAGGATGGCGTCGTGGACGGCCGTGTCGGCATTGCCGTGGCACCACTCGACGGCGCTCGACGTGGACCCGCGCGACGGGCTCCCCGCCGGCGCCACCCTGCTGTGCGCGTGCCTCGCCCGGGCCTTGCGGTACAGCGGCATCAGGAACCGCACGTACCTCAGCAGCACCTTCCACGGCGACGACCCGCCGCGCCGCCTCGTCATCGGGCGCTGCCCGGCGTGCTTGCTCGTCGCGCTGGAGCACGCGCTCAGCGACAGCGGCGTGCTCTGCGCCGAGTGGAACAGCGGCGACGACGGAGGCGACAACCGCGGCACGGCGTCCTTGGCGCGACGGGCCACCGAGCCGTCGCCGTCTTCTTGCACAGAGGTGCCGGAGCAGCCGCCGGGCtcgcaggggaggaggcggccgccgcGGAAGATCTGGCTGGCGCTGACCAGCTGCGCGGGGGACGCGGCGCCTCCGTCGCCTGGCGCCGGGAGGCCGAAGTCAAAGTCGGTCGCCGCCGTCGTGGTCCACCGCATGGAGAAGAGCTCGGAGGGGTCCTCCATGTCGATGAAGGAGGACCTGGAGCCCCCGGAGGAATACTGACCGGCGTCGGCAGCCAGGCGGTCGAAGGAGGGCGGCGCCTGGTTGAGCCAGCCGTAGGAGAAGCTGTCGCCGAGGTCGTGCGCCGAGCCGCTCACCTCCATGATAAGCCGCGCGCGCGTGCGCGTGCCAGCGTACGTACGAGCTTTGTAGGTGGAGGAGTGGTACGTGTGGTGCGCAGGGTGCAGCACGCGCGCTGTCTTGAGTCTGAGGAGATGAAGCTTGGCACGGGACGGCATGGCGCAGATATAGTCGCACCGCGCAGGCCAATTCGGTGGGTGCAAATGCCCATGTTGCCCCTGCCCCCAACGCCtttgtcctctctctctctctctctctcatttttttcgtGCTTTTTTTTGCGAGTATTTCTTTTTCGTGCTTTGGGCTGCTGATAACGTGGACCGGAAATGTGGATGCTCCAACATTTAGGACGTAGCACTAGCGGGCATAAATGACCGGACCAAGTTGAACTAGTGACACAACGCATTTGTAAACTGTGTGAGCT encodes the following:
- the LOC123105930 gene encoding uncharacterized protein translates to MPSRAKLHLLRLKTARVLHPAHHTYHSSTYKARTYAGTRTRARLIMEVSGSAHDLGDSFSYGWLNQAPPSFDRLAADAGQYSSGGSRSSFIDMEDPSELFSMRWTTTAATDFDFGLPAPGDGGAASPAQLVSASQIFRGGRLLPCEPGGCSGTSVQEDGDGSVARRAKDAVPRLSPPSSPLFHSAQSTPLSLSACSSATSKHAGQRPMTRRRGGSSPWKVLLRYVRFLMPLYRKARARHAHSRVAPAGSPSRGSTSSAVEWCHGNADTAVHDAILYCKKSSGKDALP